One Bacteroidota bacterium genomic window carries:
- a CDS encoding glycogen/starch synthase — translation MSSRKEVIRQQAAKGAYVKRISDEEMETTCLFEIAWEVCNQVGGIYTVIKSKAPTVLEHWNYDNYVLLGPYFEQSAAALFEPISHSDDPVAQAVNELNQHGYRVFYGTWLIEGRPRVVLFDYRTSYSYLGNLKYLMWEHHHISIPDHDDLLNQIFLFGHQVHQFLSVFSGRVGHQKRIIAHFHEWMAASCIPELRRENLPVSVVFTTHATMLGRYLAMNDSNFYNNLPIYNWAHEAKHFNIEAQVNIERAAAHGSHVFTTVSEITGEECKYLLGREPDIYLPNGLNINRFEALHEFQNLHMHYKDKISEFVMGHFFHSYSFDLNKTLYFFTSGRFEYVNKGYDLTLEALARLNHKLKESRSDMTVVMFFITKNPVTGYIPDVLQHKAMLEEIQRNCQQLNDKLAKKLFNSITSNEEGYKMPDLNSLLDDYTNLLLRQNVQSWKSRRLPAVITHNLSNEAGDPIMNFLKMSRLLNHKEDRVKIVYHPDFISTSNPLFHMEYYQFIRGCHLGIFPSYYEPWGYTPLECSASGIPSVTSDLAGFGSFVSNHIPEHEKAGLYLIRRKNVSYYEAAENLANMMFRFIRQSRRDRIAQRNKVEAASVQFDWNKLGKFYMKAYGLAMKSFK, via the coding sequence ATGAGCAGCAGAAAAGAAGTAATCCGTCAGCAGGCAGCTAAGGGTGCCTATGTAAAGCGTATTTCTGACGAAGAGATGGAAACCACCTGTTTGTTTGAAATTGCATGGGAGGTATGCAATCAGGTTGGTGGTATTTATACGGTTATAAAATCTAAAGCACCCACCGTACTGGAGCACTGGAATTATGATAACTATGTGTTGCTTGGGCCTTATTTTGAACAAAGTGCAGCAGCATTGTTCGAACCCATAAGCCATTCCGACGATCCGGTTGCACAAGCAGTAAATGAATTAAACCAACATGGCTATAGAGTTTTTTATGGTACCTGGCTAATTGAAGGACGGCCAAGGGTTGTATTGTTCGACTACAGGACCAGCTATTCCTATCTTGGAAATTTAAAATACCTGATGTGGGAACATCACCACATCTCCATACCCGATCACGATGATTTGCTGAACCAGATTTTTCTGTTTGGTCATCAGGTGCACCAGTTTTTAAGTGTTTTCTCGGGAAGGGTTGGTCACCAGAAACGGATTATCGCACATTTTCACGAATGGATGGCTGCATCATGCATTCCGGAGTTAAGGCGCGAAAACCTACCTGTAAGCGTGGTTTTTACAACCCATGCAACCATGCTGGGGCGTTACCTGGCCATGAACGACAGCAATTTCTACAATAACCTCCCTATCTATAACTGGGCCCACGAAGCTAAACACTTTAACATCGAAGCCCAGGTAAACATCGAACGTGCAGCTGCTCATGGCTCGCATGTGTTTACCACGGTGAGCGAAATAACTGGTGAAGAATGCAAATACCTTCTTGGTCGTGAGCCAGATATTTACCTGCCCAATGGGCTCAACATCAATCGCTTCGAAGCTTTGCACGAGTTTCAGAACCTGCACATGCATTACAAAGACAAAATCAGCGAGTTTGTGATGGGGCATTTCTTCCACAGTTATTCTTTCGATTTAAATAAAACCTTATACTTCTTTACCTCCGGCCGTTTCGAATACGTGAATAAGGGATATGACCTTACTCTCGAAGCTCTTGCACGCCTGAACCACAAACTAAAAGAATCGCGTTCGGACATGACGGTGGTAATGTTTTTTATTACCAAAAACCCTGTTACCGGCTATATTCCCGATGTACTTCAGCACAAGGCTATGCTCGAAGAAATACAACGCAATTGTCAGCAGTTGAATGATAAACTGGCGAAAAAGCTTTTTAATTCCATAACTTCTAACGAAGAAGGTTATAAAATGCCCGACTTAAATTCCCTGCTCGACGATTATACCAACCTTTTGTTGAGGCAGAATGTGCAGTCGTGGAAATCACGCCGGCTGCCCGCAGTAATCACCCACAACCTAAGCAATGAGGCCGGCGATCCTATTATGAATTTTTTAAAAATGAGCCGCTTGCTCAATCATAAAGAGGATAGAGTAAAAATCGTCTATCACCCCGATTTTATTTCCACCTCCAACCCTCTTTTTCACATGGAGTATTACCAGTTTATTAGGGGCTGTCACCTTGGTATTTTTCCAAGTTATTACGAGCCCTGGGGCTACACACCCCTTGAATGCAGTGCAAGTGGTATTCCCTCTGTTACAAGCGACCTGGCTGGCTTTGGGTCCTTTGTGTCAAACCACATACCCGAACACGAAAAGGCAGGTTTATACCTCATTCGACGAAAAAATGTAAGCTATTACGAGGCGGCAGAAAATCTGGCCAACATGATGTTCAGATTTATTCGTCAAAGCCGGCGCGATCGAATAGCACAGCGAAATAAAGTAGAGGCAGCCTCGGTGCAGTTTGATTGGAACAAACTTGGAAAATTCTATATGAAAGCCTATGGACTTGCCATGAAAAGTTTTAAATAA
- a CDS encoding sugar transferase, with amino-acid sequence MSIRISRHKLIKLFLGFIDLKVTLTTLFIASYLVHRYTWEEVNFASEFFIVAAIVLFIWVVLLKATNLARIPRTSSAMVILGDFIRLSTIGGFILFVLDLIIKFDSFPSIAIGLFVILNFISLFVIRLITFKTVRLFRANGHNIRNVAIIANDQSGPIIEKILSQKEWGIKILYIITDSAIIRQQFRKVVKIHPKNVNIKSLLRYDIVDELICFDCTSHPEKLYKLIDFCSTLGITVRVQAKIPLPVNYSFRTRYLYNIPFLTIENTPINNYLHSVKSILEIGIAFCILITLSPFLLAIGLAIKLTSDGPIVFKQERVGLHGRKFYIYKFRTMVINAEELKAKLLALNESDGPTFKIKRDPRITHVGRILRKTNLDEVPQLFNVIKGEMSLIGPRPPLPCEVSKYEEWQLKRLAVKPGLTCTWQIVPNRNDVKFDNWVRMDIQYIDNWSLKSDVELFFKTFKTVLFARGA; translated from the coding sequence ATGTCTATCCGAATAAGCCGTCACAAACTCATTAAATTGTTTTTAGGGTTTATCGATCTTAAGGTAACCCTTACAACCCTGTTTATAGCTTCTTATCTTGTACACCGCTATACTTGGGAAGAAGTGAACTTCGCCAGTGAATTTTTCATTGTAGCAGCAATTGTACTTTTCATATGGGTTGTACTTTTAAAGGCCACTAACCTTGCCCGCATACCACGTACCAGTTCTGCCATGGTTATTTTGGGCGATTTTATCAGGTTATCGACCATTGGTGGATTTATACTTTTTGTATTGGACCTGATTATAAAGTTCGATAGCTTCCCTTCGATAGCTATCGGATTGTTTGTGATCTTAAATTTTATCAGTTTGTTTGTTATCAGGCTCATTACTTTTAAAACCGTGCGGCTATTCAGGGCCAATGGGCACAATATTCGTAACGTAGCCATCATAGCCAACGACCAAAGTGGACCCATCATCGAAAAAATTCTGAGCCAGAAGGAATGGGGAATCAAAATCCTGTATATTATTACCGATTCAGCCATCATTCGTCAACAATTTCGCAAAGTGGTAAAAATACATCCAAAGAATGTCAACATTAAAAGCTTGCTCCGTTACGACATTGTGGATGAATTGATCTGTTTCGACTGTACCTCGCATCCTGAAAAGCTATACAAGCTTATCGACTTTTGTTCCACTCTGGGCATTACTGTAAGAGTGCAGGCGAAAATTCCCCTCCCGGTAAATTACTCTTTCCGTACACGCTACCTTTACAATATTCCATTTCTAACCATCGAGAATACCCCAATTAACAATTACCTTCATTCGGTAAAATCCATACTGGAAATTGGCATTGCATTTTGCATCTTAATTACACTTTCGCCTTTTCTGTTAGCCATCGGGCTGGCTATTAAATTAACTTCCGATGGGCCCATTGTTTTTAAACAGGAAAGAGTCGGGCTGCATGGTCGGAAGTTTTACATCTATAAGTTCCGCACCATGGTAATCAATGCCGAAGAATTGAAAGCCAAACTGCTGGCTCTGAACGAAAGCGACGGACCAACCTTTAAAATAAAACGTGATCCGCGTATTACGCACGTAGGACGTATTTTACGCAAAACCAACCTCGACGAGGTTCCACAACTTTTTAATGTGATTAAAGGAGAAATGTCATTAATCGGCCCCAGGCCACCGCTGCCCTGTGAAGTAAGCAAATACGAAGAGTGGCAACTGAAAAGGCTTGCCGTGAAACCTGGTCTGACATGTACCTGGCAAATAGTGCCGAACCGCAACGATGTGAAGTTCGACAATTGGGTGCGTATGGATATCCAATACATCGATAACTGGTCGTTGAAATCCGATGTGGAGTTGTTTTTTAAAACCTTTAAAACTGTACTTTTTGCTCGTGGAGCATAG
- a CDS encoding GIY-YIG nuclease family protein, with amino-acid sequence MMYAIIDIETTGGSPVNDKITEIAVFIYDGEKIVDEFVSLINPERQIPYHITQLTGISNAMVADAPKFYELARKIIEITDSMIFVAHNVSFDYGFVCQEFKNLGYEYHRDRLCTVQLSRKIIPGHRSYSLGKLCYDLNIAIAGRHRAAGDAMATVELFKLLQQKNNDQIELSTLAGIVKKDLHPSFDPTQLKALPESAGVYYFYNEHNDLIYIGKSNNIRSRILSHFRNVSTKKAFDMRNEISTLDYDLTGCELVALLRESHEIKQNKPKHNRAQRRSISGYALYTFTDEAGYIRFEISKHSLDRTGVLHSFSSKMSGSMYLQRLVDSKELCQKLCGLYQTMGSCFHYEIGCCRGACIGIESAENYNRRASEVIEMHRFRHNSFFIIDKGRTEQELAAVMVEKGKYKGFGYLDRQEYEKDPSLLPDCIHSYSDNSDIQQILRHYLREGTPEDIITFSNTFF; translated from the coding sequence GTGATGTACGCCATTATCGATATAGAAACCACTGGTGGTAGCCCGGTTAATGACAAGATTACCGAGATAGCGGTCTTTATTTACGATGGTGAGAAAATTGTCGATGAATTTGTAAGTCTCATCAATCCGGAGCGACAGATACCCTATCACATTACCCAATTAACCGGAATCTCGAATGCCATGGTGGCCGATGCACCGAAGTTTTACGAACTGGCGCGGAAGATAATTGAAATTACCGATTCGATGATATTTGTAGCACATAACGTAAGCTTCGATTATGGTTTTGTTTGTCAGGAATTTAAAAATCTTGGCTATGAGTATCATCGCGACAGACTTTGTACCGTTCAACTTAGCAGGAAGATCATTCCTGGCCACCGTTCCTACAGCTTGGGTAAGCTTTGCTATGACCTGAATATTGCCATTGCCGGAAGGCACCGTGCTGCTGGCGATGCTATGGCAACTGTAGAACTTTTTAAATTGCTTCAGCAGAAAAACAATGACCAGATTGAACTCAGCACGCTGGCCGGCATAGTAAAAAAAGACTTGCATCCTTCCTTTGATCCTACACAACTGAAAGCACTGCCTGAAAGCGCCGGAGTGTATTATTTTTACAACGAGCACAACGATTTAATTTATATTGGCAAAAGCAATAACATACGTTCAAGGATATTGTCGCATTTTCGGAATGTTTCTACAAAGAAAGCATTCGATATGCGAAACGAAATCAGCACACTCGATTATGACCTTACGGGTTGTGAGTTGGTGGCCTTGTTGCGTGAGTCGCATGAGATCAAGCAAAACAAACCCAAACACAACCGCGCTCAACGAAGGAGTATTTCGGGCTATGCCTTGTACACCTTTACTGACGAAGCGGGTTATATTCGTTTCGAAATTTCCAAACACAGCTTGGACCGGACTGGTGTTTTGCATAGCTTCTCAAGCAAAATGTCAGGTTCGATGTACCTTCAGCGCCTGGTGGACAGCAAAGAGCTTTGTCAAAAATTATGTGGCTTGTATCAGACCATGGGATCCTGTTTTCATTACGAAATTGGCTGTTGCCGGGGTGCCTGTATTGGAATCGAAAGTGCGGAAAACTACAATCGACGGGCATCTGAGGTAATTGAAATGCACCGATTCAGGCATAACAGCTTTTTTATCATCGACAAAGGCCGCACAGAGCAAGAACTGGCTGCCGTAATGGTAGAGAAGGGAAAATACAAAGGTTTTGGCTATCTTGACAGGCAGGAATACGAAAAGGATCCTTCCCTGCTTCCTGATTGCATTCATTCTTACTCCGATAACAGCGATATTCAGCAGATATTAAGACATTACCTTCGCGAAGGTACACCGGAAGACATTATTACTTTTTCCAATACATTTTTCTAA
- the purL gene encoding phosphoribosylformylglycinamidine synthase — protein sequence MVAFFRNNSGNVIAVDTPSLPDSLTIQKLCWLFSGAAHLSAEQLDGTYIGPRKEMISPWSTNAVEITQNMGIAGIRRIEEYFATKAETPHYDPMLQRIYKGLNQQLFTISKQPEPILAIDDIDAYNKQEGLALSADEVEYLNILSKKLNRPLTDSEIFGFSQVNSEHCRHKIFNGTFVIDGVEKPSTLFQLIKLTTRRNPNKVVSAYKDNCAFLSGPVIEQFAPATQDKPDYFVLKDIESIISLKAETHNFPTTVEPFNGAATGSGGEIRDRVAGGKAAIPLAGTAVYMTSYSRLEEGREWEKGMAERKWLYQTPAQILIKASNGASDFGNKFGQPLICGSVLTFEHSEQTKKFGFDKVIMLAGGIGYGKKEDTEKGTPGIGDKIVLLGGDNYRIGMGGGAVSSVATGEFENDIELNAVQRSNPEMQKRVTNAIRAMAESDNNTIVSIHDHGAGGHLNCLSELVEATGGRIYMDKLPIGDPTLSAKEIAGNESQERMGLVMKEQDIETLKRIAERERAPIYVVGETTGDHQFSFIDKEGNKPIDLQLGDMFGNPPKTILNDSLLHNPYPAVTYSAEKITEYIQQVLQLEAVACKDWLTNKVDRSVTGRVAKQQTAGPVQLPLNNLGVSALDFRNNKGIATAIGHAPVTALIDPAAGSVLSIAEALTNIIWAPLPDGLKSVSLSANWMWPCKNQGEDARLYAAVEAASNFAIALGINIPTGKDSLSMTQKYPDGEVVYAPGTVIISATAEVADITRVIEPVLKPIAQSAIIYVSMSDEGFPIGGSSFAQTRNYLGATNPQIRDSAYFKQTFEAVQQLIHENKILAGHDISSGGLITAMLEMCFCRNNTGIDADLSILGEVDPVRVLFSETPGLLIQVENEFETLDFLHDHGVRADMIGRVNTDRRFIIANGNTCLPLDIDPLRDTWYRTSYLLDSRQTASGLAKLRFENYKEQELEFYFPSDFKGKPERYGIDMARRTPSGIKAAIIREKGVNGDREMAYAMYLAGMDVKDVHMTDLISGRETLEEVNMIVFVGGFSNSDVLGSAKGWAGAFLYNPKAKEALDKFYARPDTLSLGVCNGCQLMIELNLVAPELKEKPFMSHNESHKFESIFLSVDIPQNKSVMLGSLSGSRLGVWVAHGEGKFNLNLPVNQYNIAMQFTHSDYPGNPNGSHYDTAALYSADGRHLVMMPHLERSIFPWNWAWYPERRKAEIVSPWIEAFVNAREWIKKHKEA from the coding sequence ATGGTCGCTTTCTTTCGTAACAATTCTGGCAATGTAATTGCCGTGGATACCCCTTCACTTCCAGATTCATTAACCATTCAAAAACTTTGCTGGCTTTTTTCCGGTGCTGCTCATCTTTCGGCTGAGCAATTGGATGGCACCTATATCGGTCCACGCAAGGAAATGATAAGCCCCTGGAGTACCAATGCTGTCGAGATTACCCAAAACATGGGCATTGCAGGGATACGGCGTATTGAAGAGTATTTTGCCACCAAGGCTGAAACTCCCCATTACGACCCCATGCTGCAGCGTATCTACAAAGGGCTTAACCAGCAGCTATTTACCATTAGCAAGCAACCCGAGCCTATTTTAGCCATTGACGATATCGATGCCTATAACAAACAAGAAGGCCTTGCGCTAAGTGCGGATGAAGTTGAATACCTGAACATTCTGAGTAAAAAACTGAACCGACCCCTCACCGACAGCGAAATATTTGGTTTTTCTCAAGTGAACTCAGAACATTGCAGGCATAAAATCTTTAATGGCACCTTTGTGATCGACGGAGTTGAAAAGCCCAGTACACTTTTTCAGCTTATTAAGTTAACCACCCGCAGGAATCCCAACAAAGTGGTATCGGCCTACAAAGACAATTGTGCTTTTCTTTCAGGGCCCGTTATCGAGCAATTTGCACCTGCAACTCAGGATAAACCCGACTATTTTGTATTAAAAGATATAGAGTCGATCATTTCGCTAAAGGCCGAAACCCATAACTTCCCCACTACTGTTGAACCATTTAACGGTGCAGCCACCGGATCGGGTGGCGAAATACGCGACCGGGTAGCCGGCGGGAAAGCTGCTATTCCATTGGCAGGTACAGCCGTGTACATGACTTCCTATTCCCGCCTTGAAGAAGGGCGCGAATGGGAAAAAGGCATGGCAGAACGCAAATGGCTTTACCAGACACCCGCCCAGATTCTTATTAAAGCATCCAATGGAGCAAGCGATTTTGGCAACAAATTTGGTCAACCCCTTATTTGCGGAAGCGTGCTAACCTTTGAACACAGCGAGCAGACAAAAAAGTTTGGTTTCGATAAAGTAATTATGCTGGCGGGAGGCATTGGTTATGGAAAAAAGGAAGATACCGAAAAAGGCACCCCTGGTATTGGCGATAAAATTGTATTGTTAGGTGGCGATAATTACCGCATTGGTATGGGTGGAGGTGCTGTGTCTTCGGTAGCTACCGGCGAATTCGAGAATGACATTGAACTCAATGCGGTGCAGCGCTCGAACCCCGAAATGCAAAAACGCGTAACCAACGCCATTCGTGCCATGGCCGAATCGGACAACAACACCATCGTATCCATTCACGACCATGGCGCCGGAGGACACCTCAACTGCCTTTCTGAGTTGGTGGAAGCTACCGGCGGGCGCATTTACATGGACAAGTTACCCATTGGCGACCCTACCCTTTCGGCCAAAGAAATTGCCGGCAACGAATCGCAGGAGCGCATGGGACTGGTGATGAAAGAGCAGGACATCGAAACTCTCAAGCGCATTGCTGAGCGTGAACGAGCCCCCATCTATGTAGTAGGCGAAACCACAGGCGACCATCAGTTTAGTTTTATCGACAAAGAAGGCAATAAACCCATCGACCTGCAATTGGGCGATATGTTCGGAAATCCGCCAAAAACTATACTGAACGATAGCCTTTTACACAATCCGTATCCTGCAGTGACATATTCTGCAGAAAAAATTACCGAATACATCCAACAAGTACTTCAGCTCGAAGCCGTAGCCTGCAAAGACTGGTTAACTAACAAGGTAGACCGTTCGGTAACAGGAAGAGTGGCCAAACAGCAGACCGCCGGTCCGGTTCAGTTACCTTTAAATAATCTGGGCGTTTCGGCGCTCGATTTCAGAAACAACAAGGGCATTGCTACAGCCATTGGTCATGCTCCGGTTACTGCGCTCATCGATCCGGCTGCCGGCTCGGTGCTATCCATAGCCGAAGCTCTCACGAACATTATCTGGGCTCCGCTGCCAGACGGATTAAAATCCGTTTCGCTCAGTGCCAATTGGATGTGGCCTTGTAAAAATCAGGGAGAAGATGCCCGCTTGTACGCAGCAGTAGAGGCAGCCAGCAATTTTGCCATTGCTTTGGGTATTAATATTCCCACTGGTAAAGATTCTCTGTCGATGACACAAAAATATCCGGATGGTGAAGTTGTGTATGCACCCGGAACAGTAATTATTTCAGCTACTGCCGAAGTTGCCGACATAACCCGGGTAATTGAACCTGTGCTCAAACCCATTGCCCAATCTGCCATTATTTATGTGAGCATGTCAGACGAAGGTTTTCCGATTGGTGGAAGCAGTTTCGCACAAACACGCAATTATCTGGGTGCTACCAACCCTCAGATTCGTGATTCGGCCTATTTCAAGCAGACCTTTGAGGCCGTGCAGCAATTGATTCATGAGAATAAAATTCTGGCCGGACACGATATCTCTTCAGGCGGGTTAATTACTGCTATGCTCGAAATGTGTTTTTGCCGCAACAATACGGGCATTGATGCCGATTTATCGATTCTAGGCGAGGTAGATCCTGTAAGAGTCCTGTTCAGTGAAACTCCCGGACTGCTTATTCAGGTTGAAAATGAATTTGAAACCTTAGACTTTCTGCATGACCACGGAGTACGTGCCGATATGATTGGCCGGGTGAATACCGACCGACGTTTTATCATAGCAAACGGTAACACTTGCCTGCCACTCGACATAGACCCTTTGCGCGATACCTGGTACCGCACATCGTACCTGCTCGATAGCAGGCAAACCGCTTCAGGTTTGGCCAAGTTGAGGTTTGAAAATTATAAGGAACAAGAACTGGAATTCTATTTTCCTTCTGATTTTAAAGGCAAACCAGAACGCTATGGAATTGATATGGCACGCAGAACACCTTCTGGAATAAAGGCAGCCATTATTCGTGAGAAGGGCGTAAATGGCGACCGCGAAATGGCTTATGCCATGTACCTTGCAGGCATGGATGTAAAAGACGTGCACATGACCGACCTGATAAGTGGCCGTGAGACCCTTGAAGAGGTAAACATGATTGTGTTTGTAGGTGGATTCTCAAATTCCGATGTATTGGGCAGTGCCAAAGGATGGGCTGGTGCATTTCTTTATAACCCAAAAGCCAAAGAGGCTCTTGATAAATTTTATGCCCGCCCCGATACACTCAGTCTTGGGGTATGCAATGGCTGTCAGCTAATGATAGAACTGAACCTGGTGGCACCAGAGTTGAAAGAGAAACCCTTTATGAGCCACAACGAATCGCATAAGTTCGAATCAATCTTCCTTTCGGTTGATATTCCTCAGAACAAATCGGTCATGCTTGGTTCACTTTCCGGTTCAAGATTAGGCGTATGGGTGGCACACGGCGAAGGAAAATTTAATCTTAATTTACCTGTAAATCAGTACAATATTGCCATGCAGTTTACCCATTCAGATTATCCCGGAAATCCAAACGGATCGCATTACGATACAGCAGCTCTTTATTCAGCCGATGGCCGTCACCTGGTGATGATGCCCCATCTCGAGCGATCCATTTTCCCATGGAACTGGGCTTGGTATCCCGAAAGACGTAAAGCGGAAATAGTATCACCATGGATAGAGGCCTTTGTAAATGCCCGCGAGTGGATTAAAAAACATAAAGAAGCCTAG
- a CDS encoding DUF3820 family protein, which yields MEFDASLLTELTTQKMPFGKYKGTTLYKLPEYYLVWFKRQGFPKGRLGMMLETLYEIRLNGLEYLLDPLKRYNS from the coding sequence ATGGAATTCGATGCCAGCTTGCTTACTGAGCTTACTACCCAAAAAATGCCTTTTGGAAAATACAAAGGTACCACACTGTATAAACTGCCCGAATACTACCTTGTTTGGTTCAAGCGACAAGGATTTCCGAAAGGCAGGCTGGGAATGATGCTGGAAACTCTTTATGAAATCAGGCTGAATGGATTGGAATACCTGCTCGATCCGCTAAAGCGATACAATTCCTAA
- the arfB gene encoding aminoacyl-tRNA hydrolase — MSPELLKKRNFEIEMEFSSSRSSGPGGQNVNKVNTRIELRFDVQNSQALSEFEKYRLLHTPSRHLLASGILQFSSQEYRTQLQNKQDAIEKFYQYLALNLSTRKKRTPTRPTRTAVEKRLTAKKIMSDRKAHRQKPDL; from the coding sequence ATGTCTCCCGAACTGCTCAAAAAACGCAATTTCGAGATCGAAATGGAATTTTCATCCAGCCGTAGCAGTGGTCCGGGCGGGCAGAATGTGAATAAAGTCAACACCCGAATCGAACTCCGGTTTGATGTTCAAAATTCTCAGGCACTGAGCGAGTTTGAAAAATACCGGCTGCTACACACACCTTCGAGGCATTTGCTGGCTAGTGGAATATTGCAATTTAGTTCTCAGGAATACCGCACGCAACTTCAAAACAAGCAGGATGCCATCGAAAAGTTTTATCAATACCTGGCACTTAACCTTAGCACCCGGAAAAAACGCACTCCTACCCGCCCTACCCGCACAGCGGTAGAGAAAAGACTTACAGCCAAAAAAATTATGTCCGACAGAAAAGCTCACAGGCAAAAGCCCGATCTTTAG
- a CDS encoding DUF4268 domain-containing protein, translating into MYSSEEKKQIRQNFWDQFKAFSNKRKLRAGKKGKWILDQTGISQLKLKFHFDEIQAWAGLEIDTRNLDKRIELYEKLEQLKSILQKAVPFELQWKLETEKMPGKTVSRVFMLKEGVNIYNQDCWREVSVFLYEAMAPLEEVFVEYADFIKYQ; encoded by the coding sequence ATGTACAGCAGCGAAGAAAAAAAGCAAATCCGCCAAAATTTTTGGGATCAGTTTAAAGCCTTTTCGAACAAAAGGAAATTGCGTGCCGGAAAAAAAGGAAAGTGGATACTGGACCAGACTGGCATAAGCCAACTGAAACTGAAATTTCATTTCGACGAAATTCAAGCTTGGGCAGGTCTGGAGATTGATACCCGAAACCTCGATAAGCGCATCGAACTTTATGAAAAACTGGAACAACTCAAAAGCATTCTGCAAAAGGCTGTACCTTTTGAATTGCAGTGGAAGCTTGAAACAGAGAAAATGCCTGGTAAAACAGTTTCGCGTGTTTTTATGCTGAAAGAGGGTGTGAATATTTACAATCAGGATTGCTGGCGTGAAGTATCGGTATTTCTGTACGAGGCAATGGCCCCCCTTGAAGAAGTGTTTGTGGAATATGCCGATTTTATCAAGTACCAATAA